The Bradyrhizobium sp. WBAH42 genome includes a window with the following:
- a CDS encoding diguanylate cyclase — translation MPKSRRTVDVADSYAVRLMQHLVVPTFVIDPKRRVVIWNRACERLTGVAASEVIGTSKHWQAFYETKRPCLADLVALDRPEQLPEYYPEYAARGHNGLGFSAENWCVMPKLGSQLYLAIDAGPIHDEAGNLIAVVETLRDLTDQKRAEMALKELATKDGLTGLANRRAFDQMLLGEWARAQRTQKPLALLFVDVDHFKLFNDQHGHQSGDECLRAVAGVVSRHAVRPLDLASRYGGEEFALILPDMDCDSACMVAEQIRYAVMALAIAHGAMGAGDHVTLSVGVASHVPDGSDGGPDRLLGAADEALYVAKRLGRNRVVCAERALAEFAARGGKPVPAPVRRKSA, via the coding sequence ATGCCGAAGTCGCGCAGGACCGTCGATGTCGCCGATTCCTACGCGGTGCGGCTGATGCAGCACCTGGTGGTGCCGACCTTCGTGATCGACCCGAAGCGCCGCGTCGTGATCTGGAACAGGGCCTGCGAGCGGCTGACCGGCGTCGCCGCCTCGGAGGTGATCGGCACCAGCAAGCACTGGCAGGCGTTCTACGAGACGAAGCGCCCCTGCCTTGCCGACCTCGTCGCGCTCGACCGGCCCGAGCAGCTGCCGGAGTACTATCCGGAATATGCCGCGCGCGGCCACAACGGGCTCGGCTTCTCCGCGGAGAACTGGTGCGTGATGCCCAAGCTCGGCAGCCAGCTCTATCTCGCCATCGACGCCGGCCCGATCCACGACGAGGCTGGCAACCTGATTGCGGTGGTGGAGACGCTGCGCGACCTCACCGACCAGAAGCGCGCCGAGATGGCGCTGAAGGAGCTCGCCACCAAGGACGGGCTGACCGGCTTGGCGAACCGCCGCGCCTTCGACCAGATGCTGCTCGGCGAATGGGCCCGCGCCCAGCGCACGCAGAAGCCGCTGGCGCTGCTGTTCGTCGACGTCGACCATTTCAAGCTGTTCAACGACCAGCACGGCCACCAGAGCGGCGACGAGTGCCTGCGCGCGGTTGCTGGCGTCGTCAGCCGGCACGCGGTGCGCCCGCTCGATCTCGCCAGCCGCTATGGCGGCGAGGAGTTTGCGCTGATCCTGCCCGACATGGATTGCGACAGCGCCTGCATGGTGGCCGAGCAGATCCGCTATGCCGTCATGGCCTTGGCGATCGCCCATGGTGCGATGGGTGCCGGCGATCACGTCACCCTCAGCGTCGGCGTCGCCAGCCACGTTCCTGATGGGAGCGACGGCGGCCCGGACCGGCTGCTCGGCGCCGCCGACGAGGCGCTCTATGTCGCCAAACGCCTCGGCCGCAACCGCGTCGTCTGCGCCGAACGGGCGCTTGCCGAATTCGCCGCCCGCGGCGGAAAGCCGGTTCCGGCCCCGGTCAGGCGCAAATCGGCCTGA
- a CDS encoding MBOAT family protein: MSFVSLAFLCFVPATFLLYHATSRLAVQNVIILVASYVFYGWWDWRFLPLLAGISIVNYAAAIVIAASKREQTRKLLLTLAIAAAMIVLAIFKYFNFFIDSFSMIAERVGLHPNLPTLRIVLPLGISFITFQGIAYVVDVYRGKHAAERDVVKFLAFKAFFPQLVAGPIERASNLLDQFSAPRRFTSDHAERALWLLIYGYAMKVVVADSLAPIVDTLFIPEQPFGWSVILATLAFGIQIYADFSGYSLIAKGVALLFGFELTWNFRYPYWSVSISEFWHRWHISLSTWLRDYLYIPLGGNRRGELITNRNLLLTMALGGLWHGASWTFVLWGLVHGLALVAWRAFSGKEAPGSTVARGLGWALTMLVVFVGWFFFRASNWNLLVGMLYALGNWEWAPVHGAAGLAILSLSVPLMLLEWQLRSRGDYSILQWPAWLRYPLFATLAAMTIAASGHVNATFIYFQF, encoded by the coding sequence ATGTCGTTCGTTTCCCTGGCGTTCCTTTGCTTTGTTCCCGCGACCTTTCTGCTCTATCACGCCACCTCGAGGCTTGCGGTTCAGAACGTCATCATACTGGTCGCTAGCTACGTATTCTACGGCTGGTGGGACTGGCGCTTTCTGCCCCTCCTGGCCGGCATTTCCATCGTCAACTATGCCGCGGCGATCGTCATCGCGGCCTCCAAGCGCGAACAAACCCGAAAGCTCCTGCTCACTCTCGCCATCGCAGCGGCGATGATCGTTCTTGCGATCTTCAAATACTTCAATTTCTTCATCGATTCGTTCTCGATGATCGCCGAGCGCGTAGGGCTTCATCCGAACCTGCCGACATTGCGCATCGTGCTGCCGCTCGGCATCTCCTTCATCACCTTCCAGGGCATCGCCTACGTGGTCGACGTCTATCGCGGCAAGCATGCCGCCGAGAGGGACGTCGTCAAGTTTCTCGCCTTCAAGGCGTTCTTCCCGCAACTCGTGGCCGGCCCGATCGAGCGGGCGAGCAACCTCCTGGATCAATTTTCGGCGCCGCGACGTTTCACGTCCGATCACGCCGAGCGCGCGCTCTGGCTCCTGATCTACGGCTATGCCATGAAGGTCGTGGTGGCAGACAGCCTCGCGCCGATCGTGGACACGCTCTTCATTCCGGAGCAGCCCTTCGGTTGGTCGGTCATCCTCGCCACGCTCGCATTCGGCATCCAGATCTATGCCGACTTCAGCGGATACAGCCTGATCGCCAAAGGCGTCGCGCTGCTGTTCGGCTTCGAGCTGACCTGGAATTTCCGCTACCCCTACTGGTCGGTTTCGATCAGCGAGTTCTGGCATCGCTGGCACATCAGCCTCAGCACCTGGCTGCGCGACTATCTCTACATCCCGCTCGGCGGCAACCGCCGCGGCGAGCTCATCACCAACCGAAACCTGCTGCTTACGATGGCGCTGGGAGGTCTCTGGCACGGCGCGTCATGGACCTTCGTGCTCTGGGGCCTGGTTCACGGCCTGGCCCTCGTGGCCTGGCGCGCGTTTTCCGGCAAGGAGGCGCCGGGCTCGACGGTCGCCCGCGGCCTCGGCTGGGCTCTCACCATGCTGGTGGTGTTCGTGGGCTGGTTCTTCTTCCGCGCGTCCAATTGGAACTTGCTGGTGGGCATGCTCTACGCCCTCGGCAACTGGGAGTGGGCTCCGGTGCACGGCGCCGCCGGTCTCGCGATCCTGTCGCTGTCCGTGCCGCTGATGCTGCTGGAGTGGCAGCTTCGGTCGCGTGGCGACTATTCGATCCTGCAGTGGCCTGCATGGCTGAGATATCCGCTGTTTGCTACGCTGGCGGCGATGACGATCGCCGCCTCCGGACACGTCAATGCCACCTTCATCTATTTCCAGTTCTAG
- the dinB gene encoding DNA polymerase IV → MSESDTMPGAAAAVRKIIHIDMDAFYASVEQRDNPELRGKPVAVGGSAERGVVAAASYEARRFGVRSAMPSVTAKRQCPDLIFVRPRFEVYKAISRQIRDIFAEHTPVIEPLSLDEAYLDVTENLQSIPLARDIALSIRAKIKAETGLNASAGISYNKFLAKLASDHRKPNGQFVISPEMGPAFVETLPVGKFHGIGPATAAKMNALGLFIGRDIRNQSLEFMNANFGKSGAYYYWISRGVDERPVRANRIRKSVGAENTFSTDLDAFDALAAELRPLVDKVWRHCEATGNRGRTVTLKIKFADFEIITRSRSVAVAVAGRDDLERLACGLLEAEMPLPKRVRLLGVALSSLHAAGESEPQLTLGI, encoded by the coding sequence ATGAGCGAATCCGACACGATGCCTGGCGCAGCCGCGGCCGTGCGCAAGATCATCCATATCGACATGGATGCGTTCTATGCGTCGGTGGAGCAGCGCGACAATCCGGAGCTGCGCGGCAAGCCGGTCGCGGTCGGCGGCTCCGCGGAACGCGGTGTCGTTGCGGCAGCGAGCTACGAGGCGCGCAGGTTCGGCGTCCGCTCGGCCATGCCGTCGGTGACGGCGAAGCGGCAATGTCCCGATCTGATCTTCGTCAGGCCGCGCTTCGAGGTCTACAAGGCGATCTCCAGGCAAATCCGCGACATCTTCGCCGAGCACACGCCCGTCATCGAGCCGCTGTCGCTGGACGAAGCCTATCTGGACGTCACGGAAAACCTGCAAAGCATCCCACTGGCGCGGGACATCGCCCTCAGTATCCGCGCGAAGATCAAGGCCGAGACCGGCCTCAACGCGTCGGCGGGCATCTCCTACAACAAGTTCCTGGCCAAGCTCGCGTCCGATCATCGCAAGCCCAACGGCCAGTTCGTGATCTCGCCGGAGATGGGGCCGGCCTTCGTCGAGACACTGCCGGTCGGCAAGTTCCACGGCATCGGTCCGGCGACGGCCGCGAAGATGAACGCGCTCGGCCTGTTCATCGGCCGCGACATCCGTAACCAGTCGCTGGAGTTCATGAACGCCAATTTCGGCAAGTCGGGCGCGTATTATTATTGGATATCACGCGGCGTCGACGAACGCCCTGTGCGCGCCAACCGGATCCGCAAATCTGTCGGCGCGGAGAACACGTTCTCGACCGACCTCGACGCCTTCGACGCGCTTGCCGCCGAGCTCAGGCCTCTCGTCGACAAGGTCTGGCGGCATTGCGAGGCGACCGGCAATCGCGGCCGCACCGTCACCCTGAAGATCAAGTTCGCCGACTTCGAGATCATCACGCGCAGCAGATCGGTCGCGGTGGCCGTTGCCGGGCGCGACGATCTGGAGCGGTTGGCCTGCGGCCTGCTCGAAGCCGAGATGCCGCTGCCCAAGCGCGTCAGGCTGCTGGGAGTTGCGCTGTCCTCGCTCCACGCCGCCGGCGAATCGGAGCCGCAGCTGACGCTGGGCATCTGA
- a CDS encoding alpha/beta fold hydrolase: MKLAREGIQLSFDIAGKGSPEFLFVHGLGGDRTHFAPQMEYFGRHGRALNAELRGHGESDKPHQDYSIEGFAEDLVWLCARQEITKPVIVGQSMGGNMALEIAARYPDFPAGLVLLDSGVLFPASAGAVFTSYLEGLQGPNFADEIRKIVADSCLPTDRCHAHVEQTFLATPQHVLVSTFRSLFPWDVHRAGQCAQACRVPVLYIEAAHRLADLNRLGALCPQLVTAKAVGSGHFLSLEVPEQIDAMIDRFISLYVQRRE, encoded by the coding sequence ATGAAGCTCGCGCGTGAAGGTATCCAACTGTCGTTCGACATCGCTGGGAAGGGATCGCCTGAGTTCCTGTTCGTCCATGGCCTTGGCGGAGATCGCACCCACTTTGCGCCACAGATGGAGTACTTCGGTCGGCACGGTCGCGCATTGAATGCCGAACTGCGAGGACACGGCGAGAGCGACAAGCCGCACCAGGACTACTCGATCGAAGGCTTCGCCGAGGATCTCGTCTGGCTGTGTGCCCGGCAAGAGATAACGAAGCCGGTCATCGTGGGCCAAAGCATGGGCGGCAACATGGCACTCGAAATCGCGGCTCGTTACCCGGATTTTCCTGCGGGGCTGGTGCTGCTCGATTCCGGCGTGCTCTTCCCTGCCTCGGCGGGAGCGGTGTTCACCAGCTACCTGGAGGGCCTGCAGGGGCCGAACTTTGCGGACGAGATCCGAAAAATCGTGGCGGACTCCTGTCTGCCGACCGACAGATGCCACGCCCATGTCGAACAGACCTTCCTGGCGACGCCACAGCACGTGCTGGTGTCGACGTTTAGGAGTCTGTTTCCCTGGGATGTGCATCGGGCGGGTCAGTGCGCCCAAGCGTGCCGGGTCCCGGTGCTGTATATCGAAGCGGCTCATCGGCTCGCGGATCTAAACCGCCTTGGCGCACTATGCCCGCAACTGGTTACGGCCAAGGCTGTTGGCTCCGGGCATTTCCTGTCGCTCGAGGTGCCGGAGCAGATCGACGCCATGATCGATCGATTCATCTCGCTTTACGTGCAAAGACGCGAATGA
- a CDS encoding DNA-3-methyladenine glycosylase I, whose product MTSFKTIRARAEKRKGGPRALDKLMPAKPDLKRLAKLGDDRILAQMTKRVFCAGFAWSVIDSKWDGFEAAFLHFQPAKLSFQPEDYWEGLLRDARIVRNGAKIMSVRDNAAFVQEIAKEHGSFGKFLAKWPSSDEIGLLDLLNKRGSRLGGNTGQMLLRFVGWDGFVTSKDVVACLRDAGLDIAEEVKSKGDLAKVQAQFNAWAEESGLPYTYLSRICALSVGENSSG is encoded by the coding sequence ATGACCTCCTTCAAGACCATTCGCGCCCGCGCCGAGAAGCGCAAGGGCGGGCCCAGGGCGCTGGACAAATTGATGCCCGCCAAGCCGGACCTCAAGCGGCTGGCCAAGCTCGGCGACGATCGCATCCTCGCCCAAATGACCAAGCGGGTGTTCTGCGCCGGCTTTGCCTGGAGCGTGATCGATTCCAAATGGGACGGCTTTGAAGCGGCCTTCCTGCATTTCCAGCCCGCCAAGCTCAGCTTCCAGCCCGAAGACTATTGGGAGGGCCTGCTGCGCGATGCGCGCATCGTGCGCAACGGCGCCAAGATCATGTCGGTGCGGGACAATGCCGCGTTCGTGCAGGAGATCGCGAAGGAGCACGGCAGCTTCGGCAAGTTTCTGGCGAAATGGCCGTCGTCCGACGAGATCGGCCTGCTCGATCTCCTCAACAAGCGCGGCAGCCGGCTGGGCGGCAACACCGGCCAGATGCTGCTGCGCTTCGTCGGCTGGGACGGCTTCGTGACGTCCAAGGACGTGGTGGCCTGCCTGCGCGATGCCGGTCTCGACATCGCCGAGGAGGTCAAGTCGAAGGGCGATCTCGCCAAGGTGCAGGCGCAGTTCAATGCCTGGGCCGAGGAGAGCGGCCTGCCGTACACATATCTGTCACGCATCTGCGCGCTGTCGGTCGGCGAGAACAGCAGCGGGTAG